GCAGTTGCCGCAATTCCGCCAGATCATGGTGCGCGTTGTCGTCGGCCAGCCCCATCCGGGCGAGCACCCGCACCGCGCCAAGGTCCGATGCTTCCTCCACTACCGCGCGCAGCGTCACCAGATCGCATCCCTCGTCCTCGGCCTGCTCCAGCAGCCGGGCCAGCATGTCCTCGCGGTTCATGCGCCGATTCCCAGCATGGCGCGCTTTTCCTCTGGCGAAAGAAACTCCGCCGCCGAAACCTGGCTCCACAACCGTTCGCGGTCCTCGGCCAGCGCCGGCACCCGGTCCATATCCACGCCCAGCCGCGCCTCGCGGAACCACGGAGCCAGTCCCTCGGCCAGCGCCGAAAGGATCTTGCCCGCCACCGGCAGCAGCGTCAGCCGCCACAGCGCCCGGTTGGCTTCGCGATAATTGGCGTAAGTGTTGTCGCCGGGAATCCCCAGCAACATCGGCGGAACGCCGAACGCCAACGCGATGTCACGCGCCGCCGCCGCCTTCAGCGTGGCAAAATCCATGTCGGCAGGCGTCAGCGAAAGGCTTTGCCATTTCAGCCCGCCTTCCAGCAACATCGGTCGCCCGGCGTTGACCTGTCCGGCATAGGCAGCGGTCAATTCCGCCTTGATCCGCTCAAACTGGTCGGGCGATAGCGCTGCCCCCGGATCACCCGGATCATAAACCAGCGCCCCCGATGGCCGCGCCGCATTCTCCAGCAACGAACGGTTCCACCGCGCCGCCGCATTATGCGTCGCCACCGCTTCTTCGGCCGCCTCAAGGCAACCTGCGCCATAATGATCGTCAACCGGATGGAAGTGCTTCACATGGATCAGGTTGGGTCGGCCGAAATCATCCACCGCCTCGATCCGCATCGCTTTCTCGCCCACTTTGTAAGCGAAGGCGGCGGGCCATCCTCCGGCATCCGGCAGAACTGTCACCCGTTCGGGCCGCAGCGCAAACAGCTCCACCGGATTGCCGTCCACATCGCGCAATACCTGCACATATCCATTGCCATGCAGCATCAGGTGCGCTGCCAGCGTCTCCAGCAGCGGCTGTCCCGCGCTCGTCTCGCTTACCAGCGTCAGCAAGGTCGGGTCCGAAGCCACCACCGGCGCACCACCGATGCCCTCCGCCACCAGCCGCACCGCGCGTTGGGCCACCGGGTTCTTCAGATAGGCATCGCGGATCGCCACCGGATAATTGATCGGACCGCGGCAAGGCTCGCCCTGCCAGTCAGACGCTGCGATCCAGGGCGATACGAAACTCCGCCCCAAAGGCGCACGCGGGGTCACCGCCTCGCCCTTGAAGGCGGCGGCAAGCGATTGAAAGAACGACATGATCAGCCTTTCGATTTCGATAAAGTAAGTCCGCCCAGCGAAGCGATAGCGTCCAAATCTCCTCTCCCGCTCGCGGGAGGGGCTGCCTCAGCTCTCCCCTCCCGCTTGCGGGAGGGGCTGCCTCGAACTCTCCCCTCCCGCTCGCGGGAGGGGCCGGGGGAGGGCCTGTTCCGCGGAAGGGCCTGTTCACCCACCCCGCCGGCTTCAATCAAACCAGATGCGCGGCTCCCCCGCCCTGCCCAGCATCAGCTCGGTCAGTCCCCACACACAGGCATCGGCACGGTCGGGCGATCGCCCCGGTCCCTGATAATCGCCACCCGGCATCAATCCGCACAGTTCGTCCTCCAACCGGGGGAACATGCCCGCATGGCGAACGCGCCCCGCTTCATAAAGCGCCGCCACCGGCTCGGCCCGCGCCGTCTTGCCGCGGCTCGCATGGACAAGGCGCAAGGGCAGCGATGCCTCGGCAGCGCGCAGCACCGCCTCCACCATCGCCCCACCCTGGTTCGCCTCGGCCACCACCCGGTCCGCAGACCAGGCGCGGGCAGCATCCGCAACGGCGCGGGCCCATCGTTCGGGGCTGGCCTGTTCAACCGAACAATCGGCCAGCACCCGCGCGATCCTGTCGTCTCCCATTCCGCACACCACGATTCCGCAGGCATCGCCGTGCGCGCTGGCAGGCGGGTCGACCGCCACCACCACACGTTTCATCGCCGGTGCCACAGCTTCGCGGCCCTGCTCGATCAGCGCACGGCTCCACAGCGCACCGGCCAGATCCTCGATCATTTCACCATGCAATTCCTGCCGCCCCAGCAGCGACCGCCCGAATGTCCGCTTCATCGCCGCGATAAATCGCGCGGGCAGGTTCTGCGCGTTGTCGAACGTGCTTCCCCGTGTCAGCACCACCCCGCCCCGGTCTCCTTCGGCCATGATCCGTGCCACCAGCGGCACCGGCCTCGGTGTCGTCGTTGCCACCAGCCGGGGATCGCCACCAAGACGCATGCCCATCAGCAGGTTGTCCCATGTCGATGTGGCCCTGCTCGATCCGTTGTCCCACTTGGCGATCTCGTCACACCAGGCATGGGTGTGTTGCGGCCCGCGCAAACTGTCAGGCTCTCCTGCCGAATACAGAAACGCCTGCGCTCCGTTCGGCCACACCAGCCTGCGCACCGACGATTCATACGTCGGCCGTCGCCACGGCGCTCCGATCGAAAGCAGCCCGCTTTCGCCTTCCACCATCACCGCCCGCGCTTCGTGCAGCGATGCCGCCACCAGCGCGATCCGCGCTTCGGGATCGGCCTCGGCCCGCTCTCTCACCCATTCTGCACCAAGCCGGGTCTTGCCAAACCCGCGTCCGGCCATGACGAGCCAGATCCGCCAGTCACCTTGCGGCGCGCGCTGGCTCTTGCGGCTCCAGATATTCCAGTTCCACCGCCATTCGCGGCATTCGTTGTCGGATAGCCTGGCGAAGAACGTGTCGATTTCCTCGCGGCTCGCGTTGAACATCCAGTCCAGCGGTTCGCCGTCATCCATGCAGGCCATCCACATCGGCGATCACGCTGTCCGCCTTGCGACGGGCCAGTACCTGATCGCGCATGTCCAGCAGCTTGGCGTGTATCGATGCGCGCACCTCGGCAATATCGGCGTTCTCGCGGATTGCCCGCTGCCGCGCCGCCGTCTCGCGATGCTGTGTCAGCAGCCGCAGTGCGTTGGCATTGTCAAACTTGGCACCACCATCCTTGCCTTCGCCAAAGCGCAGGCGATGCAGCAGTTCCAGTTCAAGGTTGTCGTACCCTTCGCACAACGCCTCCCGCCAGGCCTGTGCAAACCAGTTGTCGCTCTGCTTCACCTTGTAGGGATGAGAAGGTTCGATCCCCGCAGCTATCGCCGCTGCGCTCACATTGGAGGTTTGGGCCAATGCAGCCAGAAATTTCATCTGCCATTGGCGCTTCGGCGCGGGCTTCTTCTTCGCATTGCCAGAACACGCTGTTGCACGCGGCTGCGGCACAGGCACGGACCTTGTCGGCTTGGCCATTCAGACCATCCTCGCGTTTGAAGTGAATGGATTGTCGCGGATATCGGTTGCCGCCGCGTTGCCCCTCGGCGGCGACTCGTCATTTCGCGATGTTCTTGTTATGTACCGATCAAGCGTGACGATGTCAATCAAAAAGTGCCAATCCGGTTAATCGCCTCTCCGCTGGCACTTCGCCGCTATCTCGCCTAAACGCTGCACTGCACAACAACCGACGGGATTCTCGATGCTCCGCCGCCTCTATGATTGGACCATGGCCAAGGCCGCGCACCCTCATGCTGAATGGTGGTTGGCGCTGTTCGCGTTCATGGAGGCAAGCTTCTTCCCCATCCCGCCACATCCGCTGCTGGGTCTGATGTGCCTTGCAGAACCCAGGCGCGCGATCCGCTTTGCCGCGATCGCCACGATCGCCTCGGTTCTCGGCGGACTGCTCGGCTATGCCATCGGTTACGGTCTGTACGATACGGTCGGCACGCAACTGCTCGCCGCTCTCGGTCTCACCGAAAGTTTCCCTAAAGCTGCCTGCTACTTGCGCGATTACGGGGTCGAGATCATCATGATCAAGGGCGCCACGCCCATCCCGTTCAAACTGCTCACGATCACCGCCGGCTTCATCGCCATGCCGCTGGTGCCGTTCATCCTTGCCAGCATTGTGTCTCGCTCGATCAGCTTCATGATCGTGGGCATACTGTTCCGCCTGTTCGGCGCCCCGATCAAGCGCTTCATCGACAAGTACCTCGGCCTCGTCACCATCGGCTTCGTCGTACTGGTCGTTGGCGGCTTCATCGCTGCCACCATGCTGGGCGGTGGCGGGACGGCTGAAACCAAGGCCAAATGCGAACAGGCAGCCCCGCTTATCCCGGCCTGACAAGCGCTGGCCGGGATCGAGAAATCAGGCAGTCTTGGCCTTTACGCCAAAACGCCCGAACTTGCGGAAGCGCGTCATCCAGCGATCAAGGAACAAGCCCAGTGGTCGCGGCGCAACGCC
This genomic interval from Novosphingobium sp. CECT 9465 contains the following:
- a CDS encoding DUF6127 family protein, which gives rise to MNREDMLARLLEQAEDEGCDLVTLRAVVEEASDLGAVRVLARMGLADDNAHHDLAELRQLLSAWRDAKASAWKAAVGWVVRAVLALLLFAIAVRFGSGDLVR
- a CDS encoding phage portal protein, which encodes MSFFQSLAAAFKGEAVTPRAPLGRSFVSPWIAASDWQGEPCRGPINYPVAIRDAYLKNPVAQRAVRLVAEGIGGAPVVASDPTLLTLVSETSAGQPLLETLAAHLMLHGNGYVQVLRDVDGNPVELFALRPERVTVLPDAGGWPAAFAYKVGEKAMRIEAVDDFGRPNLIHVKHFHPVDDHYGAGCLEAAEEAVATHNAAARWNRSLLENAARPSGALVYDPGDPGAALSPDQFERIKAELTAAYAGQVNAGRPMLLEGGLKWQSLSLTPADMDFATLKAAAARDIALAFGVPPMLLGIPGDNTYANYREANRALWRLTLLPVAGKILSALAEGLAPWFREARLGVDMDRVPALAEDRERLWSQVSAAEFLSPEEKRAMLGIGA
- a CDS encoding DNA-packaging protein, whose translation is MDDGEPLDWMFNASREEIDTFFARLSDNECREWRWNWNIWSRKSQRAPQGDWRIWLVMAGRGFGKTRLGAEWVRERAEADPEARIALVAASLHEARAVMVEGESGLLSIGAPWRRPTYESSVRRLVWPNGAQAFLYSAGEPDSLRGPQHTHAWCDEIAKWDNGSSRATSTWDNLLMGMRLGGDPRLVATTTPRPVPLVARIMAEGDRGGVVLTRGSTFDNAQNLPARFIAAMKRTFGRSLLGRQELHGEMIEDLAGALWSRALIEQGREAVAPAMKRVVVAVDPPASAHGDACGIVVCGMGDDRIARVLADCSVEQASPERWARAVADAARAWSADRVVAEANQGGAMVEAVLRAAEASLPLRLVHASRGKTARAEPVAALYEAGRVRHAGMFPRLEDELCGLMPGGDYQGPGRSPDRADACVWGLTELMLGRAGEPRIWFD
- a CDS encoding YqaA family protein produces the protein MLRRLYDWTMAKAAHPHAEWWLALFAFMEASFFPIPPHPLLGLMCLAEPRRAIRFAAIATIASVLGGLLGYAIGYGLYDTVGTQLLAALGLTESFPKAACYLRDYGVEIIMIKGATPIPFKLLTITAGFIAMPLVPFILASIVSRSISFMIVGILFRLFGAPIKRFIDKYLGLVTIGFVVLVVGGFIAATMLGGGGTAETKAKCEQAAPLIPA